A part of Pseudoalteromonas arctica A 37-1-2 genomic DNA contains:
- the lysS gene encoding lysine--tRNA ligase → MTDKIQDENKLIAERRGKLDAIRENCPANGHPNQFRREHYTADLQAQFGDKSKEELVEMQEVVSIAGRILAKRGPFFVIQDMKGRVQAYASKDVQKDLKEKYGQLDTGDIIGVKGALNKSGKGDLYVEMTEYQLLTKSLRPLPEKFHGLSDQETKYRQRYVDLITNEATRETFRIRSQVVEGIRRFLADRDFMEVETPMLQVIPGGASARPFVTHHNALDIDMYLRIAPELYLKRLVVGGFDRVFEINRNFRNEGLSTRHNPEFTMIEFYQAYADYIDLMNITEDMLRTVAENVLGSAVVVNTTKDENGEVIDSVEYDFGQPFTRLSMSDAILKYNPEFDAAVFNDPENHFDELKAYAKQVHVKIPENCVWGPGKFLCEIFEETAEHMLIQPTFITGYPWEVSPLARRNDENAFVTDRFEFFVGGRELANGFSELNDAQDQAERFTRQVEEKDAGDDEAMHYDEDYIRALEYGLPPTAGEGIGIDRLVMLFTDSSTIKDVILFPHMRPQAD, encoded by the coding sequence ATGACTGATAAAATCCAAGACGAAAACAAGTTAATCGCTGAGCGTCGCGGCAAGTTAGACGCTATACGCGAAAATTGCCCAGCCAACGGTCATCCAAACCAATTCCGTCGTGAGCATTACACGGCTGATTTGCAAGCCCAGTTTGGTGATAAGAGCAAAGAAGAATTAGTAGAGATGCAAGAAGTTGTGTCTATCGCTGGACGTATTTTAGCAAAGCGTGGACCGTTTTTTGTAATTCAAGACATGAAAGGTCGCGTACAAGCGTATGCATCTAAAGATGTTCAAAAAGATCTTAAAGAAAAATATGGTCAACTAGACACTGGCGATATTATTGGTGTTAAAGGCGCATTAAATAAATCAGGTAAAGGCGATTTATACGTAGAAATGACTGAGTACCAACTATTAACTAAGTCACTTCGTCCGTTACCAGAAAAATTCCATGGCTTATCAGATCAAGAAACAAAGTACCGCCAACGTTATGTTGATTTAATTACTAACGAAGCAACGCGCGAAACATTCCGCATTCGTTCACAAGTAGTTGAAGGCATTCGTCGCTTTTTAGCAGACCGTGACTTTATGGAAGTAGAAACACCAATGCTACAGGTTATACCTGGCGGTGCATCTGCGCGTCCGTTTGTAACTCACCATAATGCACTTGATATCGACATGTACTTACGTATAGCGCCTGAGCTTTACTTAAAGCGCTTAGTGGTAGGTGGTTTTGACCGTGTATTTGAAATTAACCGTAACTTCCGTAACGAAGGGTTATCTACGCGTCACAATCCAGAATTCACAATGATTGAATTTTACCAAGCATACGCTGATTACATCGACCTGATGAACATCACCGAAGACATGCTACGTACGGTTGCAGAAAACGTACTAGGTAGTGCAGTTGTAGTTAATACAACTAAAGACGAAAACGGCGAAGTAATTGACTCAGTTGAGTACGACTTTGGCCAACCGTTTACACGTTTAAGCATGAGCGATGCAATATTAAAATATAACCCTGAGTTTGATGCTGCGGTATTTAACGACCCAGAAAACCACTTTGACGAATTAAAAGCGTACGCTAAACAAGTACACGTTAAAATTCCTGAAAATTGTGTTTGGGGTCCAGGTAAGTTCTTGTGTGAAATATTTGAAGAAACAGCAGAGCACATGCTTATTCAACCTACGTTTATTACTGGCTACCCGTGGGAAGTTTCTCCACTTGCACGCCGTAACGACGAAAATGCATTTGTTACAGACCGTTTTGAATTTTTTGTTGGCGGTCGTGAACTTGCAAATGGTTTCTCTGAGCTTAACGATGCACAAGACCAAGCTGAGCGCTTTACTCGCCAAGTTGAAGAGAAAGACGCAGGCGATGATGAAGCAATGCATTACGATGAAGACTACATACGCGCACTTGAGTACGGCTTACCGCCAACTGCAGGTGAAGGTATTGGTATTGACCGTTTAGTAATGTTGTTTACTGACTCATCAACAATTAAAGACGTTATTTTGTTCCCGCATATGCGTCCACAAGCTGACTAA
- the prfB gene encoding peptide chain release factor 2 (programmed frameshift) gives MFEVNPVINQIKEIRERTELLRGYLDYALKQERLEEVNAELEDSAVWNEPERAQALGREKSALEAVVETIDNLVAGTDDVEGLLELAVEAEDQDTFDEAQSELTDLNEQLEGLEFRRMFSGPHDSNDAYLDLQSGSGGTEAQDWCNILLRMYLRWGEAKGFKVELVEATDGDVAGIKGATVRFVGEYAYGWLRTETGVHRLVRKSPFDSSGRRHTSFASAFVYPEVDDNIEIDMNPSDLRIDVYRASGAGGQHVNTTESAVRITHVPTNTVVQCQNERSQHKNKAQAMKQLKAKLFELELQQQNAEKQTQEDAKSDIGWGSQIRSYVLDDARIKDLRTGVENRNTQSVLDGNLDKFIEASLKSGL, from the exons ATGTTTGAAGTGAATCCTGTGATTAATCAAATCAAGGAAATTCGCGAACGTACTGAATTGCTTCGGGGGTACCTT GACTACGCTCTTAAACAAGAACGCTTAGAAGAAGTTAACGCCGAGCTTGAAGATTCAGCCGTGTGGAATGAGCCTGAACGCGCACAAGCGCTTGGCCGTGAAAAATCAGCATTAGAAGCGGTTGTTGAAACAATCGACAACCTTGTAGCCGGTACTGATGACGTTGAAGGCTTACTTGAGCTTGCTGTAGAAGCTGAAGATCAAGATACCTTTGACGAAGCGCAAAGCGAATTAACTGATCTAAACGAGCAGTTAGAAGGTTTAGAGTTTCGTCGTATGTTTTCAGGTCCTCATGACTCAAACGATGCGTACCTTGATTTACAATCAGGTTCTGGCGGTACTGAAGCACAAGACTGGTGTAATATTCTACTTCGTATGTATTTACGTTGGGGCGAGGCTAAAGGCTTTAAAGTTGAGCTAGTTGAAGCGACCGACGGTGATGTTGCTGGTATTAAAGGCGCAACTGTCCGCTTTGTTGGCGAATACGCTTACGGTTGGTTACGCACAGAAACTGGTGTACATCGCTTAGTACGTAAAAGCCCATTTGACTCAAGTGGTCGTCGTCATACTTCATTTGCTTCTGCGTTTGTATACCCAGAAGTTGACGATAATATTGAAATTGATATGAATCCGTCAGACCTGCGTATAGACGTTTACCGTGCATCTGGCGCGGGTGGTCAGCACGTTAACACCACCGAATCGGCGGTTCGTATCACTCACGTACCAACAAATACCGTAGTGCAGTGTCAAAACGAGCGTTCGCAGCATAAAAATAAAGCCCAAGCGATGAAGCAGTTAAAAGCTAAATTATTTGAGCTTGAGCTACAACAGCAAAATGCTGAAAAACAAACGCAAGAAGATGCTAAATCTGATATTGGTTGGGGTAGTCAAATTCGTTCATACGTACTTGATGATGCACGGATTAAAGATTTACGTACAGGCGTTGAAAACCGCAATACCCAATCGGTACTTGACGGTAACTTAGATAAATTTATTGAAGCCAGCCTTAAATCTGGCCTATAA
- the recJ gene encoding single-stranded-DNA-specific exonuclease RecJ codes for MKKLIIARENVDDSHLPSNLHPVIKQIYANRNVFNAEELNNSVATLHDFKLFKDIDKASDLLIEALKAQSQILIVGDFDADGATSTATLMQGLEMFGFKHLDYLIPDRFSLGYGLSPALAEQIVQIKPDLVITVDNGISCIAGIDILKAVGIKVLVTDHHLQGEQLPNADAIVNPNRHECDFPSKSIAGVGVAFYLLIALRSVMRDLGYFEQQPPPNLANLLDIVALGTVADVVALDANNRTLVHQGLARIRSGKTRPGITALIEVANRNAARLSASDFGFSLAPRLNAAGRLDDMSLGIACLLSTDINQARSIAGELDSLNFARREIEQGMQAEAQAVLDRLAFSDDNIPDAICLFQDDWHQGVIGILAGRLKEKYHRPTVIFAGGENGEIKGSCRSIEGLHMRDLLEGLNTADPHLINKFGGHAMAAGLSINEQHFNDFKKAFDAAVSAQLSEESKRCIVFTDGELPNDCFTMEFAQLLKQSGPWGQQFPEPVFEHTFEVIQQRIVGEKHLKLVLKHQSGRLVDAIAFGIDVKEWPDTEAKFVKVAYQLDINEFRGKFTLQLIVRELEKVH; via the coding sequence ATGAAAAAACTAATCATTGCGCGTGAAAACGTTGACGACTCGCATCTGCCGAGTAATTTACACCCTGTAATTAAACAAATTTATGCTAACCGCAATGTATTCAATGCCGAAGAGCTAAATAACAGCGTAGCTACGCTTCACGACTTCAAATTGTTTAAAGACATCGACAAAGCCAGCGACTTATTAATTGAAGCATTAAAAGCGCAAAGCCAAATATTAATAGTTGGCGACTTTGATGCCGATGGCGCAACAAGCACTGCAACATTAATGCAAGGCCTTGAGATGTTTGGCTTTAAACATTTAGATTACTTAATTCCTGACAGGTTTAGCTTAGGATATGGCTTAAGCCCCGCGCTTGCTGAGCAAATAGTACAAATAAAACCTGATTTAGTGATCACCGTAGATAACGGCATATCGTGTATTGCCGGTATTGATATTTTAAAAGCGGTTGGCATAAAAGTGCTGGTAACAGATCACCACTTACAAGGTGAGCAGCTGCCAAATGCAGATGCAATCGTAAATCCAAATAGGCACGAATGTGATTTTCCGTCTAAATCTATTGCAGGCGTTGGCGTTGCTTTTTACTTATTAATAGCGCTGAGAAGCGTAATGCGAGATTTGGGTTATTTTGAGCAACAACCACCGCCTAATTTAGCTAACTTGCTCGACATTGTAGCGCTTGGCACGGTTGCCGATGTAGTGGCACTTGATGCAAATAACCGTACCTTAGTACACCAAGGTTTAGCACGTATTCGCAGTGGTAAAACACGCCCAGGCATTACCGCGCTTATTGAAGTGGCTAACCGCAATGCTGCCCGCTTAAGCGCAAGCGACTTTGGCTTTTCACTTGCGCCGCGTTTAAATGCAGCAGGGCGATTGGACGACATGAGTTTGGGTATAGCGTGCTTGCTTAGCACCGACATAAACCAAGCGCGTAGTATAGCCGGCGAGCTCGATAGCTTAAACTTTGCAAGGCGCGAAATAGAACAAGGTATGCAAGCCGAGGCGCAAGCCGTGCTTGATAGGCTCGCATTTAGCGATGATAACATTCCTGATGCTATTTGTTTGTTTCAAGACGATTGGCATCAAGGTGTTATTGGGATTTTGGCTGGTCGCTTAAAAGAAAAATACCACCGTCCAACCGTTATATTCGCTGGTGGCGAAAACGGTGAGATTAAAGGCTCGTGCCGCTCTATTGAAGGGCTGCACATGCGCGATTTACTAGAAGGGCTTAATACAGCCGACCCACACTTAATTAATAAATTTGGTGGCCACGCCATGGCAGCCGGCTTAAGTATCAACGAGCAACACTTTAACGACTTTAAAAAAGCGTTTGATGCCGCAGTTAGCGCGCAACTGAGTGAAGAAAGTAAACGCTGTATTGTATTTACCGACGGCGAGCTGCCAAACGACTGCTTTACGATGGAATTTGCCCAGCTATTAAAGCAATCGGGCCCGTGGGGTCAGCAATTTCCTGAGCCGGTGTTTGAGCATACCTTTGAAGTAATACAGCAGCGCATAGTAGGCGAAAAGCATTTAAAGCTCGTGTTAAAGCATCAATCTGGTCGTTTAGTTGATGCCATTGCTTTTGGTATTGATGTAAAAGAATGGCCAGATACTGAGGCGAAGTTTGTAAAAGTAGCGTACCAGCTCGATATAAATGAGTTTAGAGGTAAATTTACGCTGCAATTAATAGTTAGAGAGCTTGAAAAAGTACACTAA
- the dsbC gene encoding bifunctional protein-disulfide isomerase/oxidoreductase DsbC, producing MKKLMLAGAMLCTSISAFANGVAVTPDANDPIITKFAELGVTVKQINPSPVTGLKELITNKGVLYASPDGQYLMQGTLIDLNNRNNLTEQALNGVRVEGLKEYEESMIVYKAPNEKHSITVFTDISCGYCRKLHRELDDLLDAGITVKYLAFPRGGLQGSGYADLMNVWCARDQQEALTEAKSGTSTKVVAGCSAPVAEHYQLGQSFGISGTPAIILEDGTMIPGYQPAAALKAALEANKAS from the coding sequence ATGAAAAAATTAATGTTAGCAGGTGCCATGTTGTGCACAAGTATTAGTGCATTTGCAAATGGCGTTGCTGTAACACCAGATGCTAATGATCCTATTATTACTAAATTTGCCGAGCTTGGTGTAACTGTAAAGCAAATTAATCCAAGTCCAGTAACGGGTTTAAAAGAATTGATTACTAATAAGGGCGTGCTTTACGCAAGTCCAGACGGTCAATATTTAATGCAAGGTACGTTAATTGATTTAAATAATCGTAATAACCTAACAGAGCAAGCATTAAATGGCGTGCGTGTTGAAGGTCTTAAAGAATACGAAGAATCGATGATTGTGTACAAAGCGCCAAACGAAAAACACAGCATTACTGTATTTACCGACATTAGCTGTGGTTACTGTCGTAAATTACACCGCGAGTTAGACGATTTACTTGATGCGGGTATTACCGTTAAGTACTTAGCGTTTCCACGTGGTGGCTTACAAGGTTCAGGTTACGCAGATTTAATGAACGTATGGTGTGCACGCGATCAGCAAGAAGCACTAACAGAAGCTAAATCGGGCACAAGCACTAAAGTAGTTGCAGGCTGTAGCGCACCGGTTGCAGAGCATTACCAATTAGGTCAAAGCTTTGGTATTAGCGGCACACCCGCTATTATTTTAGAAGATGGTACAATGATCCCTGGTTACCAGCCAGCAGCAGCACTAAAAGCAGCATTAGAAGCTAACAAAGCGTCGTAA
- the xerD gene encoding site-specific tyrosine recombinase XerD, which translates to MTTLSDDSFENNSSMSSNSDYLETFLDSLYLEQGVSENTLSAYRSDLDKFCLFLKGENLMTVTGLDVESYLAHRVDLGLKPRSTARSISALKRFYQYFVREKLISDTPMLNISQPKAGQSLPKTLSEAEVEALLNAPNTEEAMGLRDKAMLELLYATGLRVSELVGLRMEQINLRQAVVFVKGKGNKERLVPLGEEAMYWLEQFLKGGRAQMIKHATDFVFPSKRGVGMTRQTFWHRIKHYAILAAVESPLSPHTMRHAFATHLLNHGADLRVVQMMLGHSDLSTTQIYTHVANERLKSVHAEHHPRA; encoded by the coding sequence GTGACAACGCTATCTGACGATTCTTTTGAAAATAATAGCAGTATGAGCAGTAATAGCGACTACCTAGAAACCTTTTTAGATAGCCTGTACTTAGAGCAAGGCGTAAGCGAAAACACATTAAGTGCTTATCGCAGTGATTTAGATAAGTTTTGCCTATTTTTAAAGGGCGAAAATTTAATGACGGTAACAGGGCTTGATGTTGAAAGTTACTTAGCGCATCGAGTCGATTTAGGCTTAAAACCACGCAGTACGGCACGCAGTATTAGTGCGCTAAAGCGTTTTTATCAGTACTTTGTGCGCGAAAAACTAATTAGCGACACCCCCATGCTAAATATTTCTCAGCCAAAAGCAGGGCAGTCGTTACCTAAAACACTCTCAGAGGCCGAAGTTGAGGCATTATTAAATGCGCCTAATACCGAAGAAGCGATGGGACTGCGCGATAAAGCCATGCTAGAGCTACTTTATGCAACGGGTTTGCGTGTAAGTGAGCTTGTTGGACTGCGAATGGAGCAAATTAATTTGCGCCAAGCAGTGGTGTTTGTAAAAGGTAAAGGTAATAAAGAGCGCTTAGTTCCACTGGGTGAAGAAGCCATGTATTGGCTTGAGCAATTTTTAAAGGGTGGGCGTGCGCAAATGATAAAACATGCCACCGATTTTGTGTTCCCATCTAAACGCGGAGTAGGCATGACGCGACAAACCTTTTGGCATAGAATTAAACACTATGCTATTTTGGCAGCAGTTGAGTCTCCATTATCGCCCCATACTATGCGCCATGCTTTTGCTACGCACTTATTAAATCATGGGGCAGATTTACGTGTGGTACAAATGATGTTGGGCCATAGCGATTTATCAACGACGCAAATTTATACCCATGTTGCCAATGAACGGTTAAAGTCGGTACATGCAGAGCATCATCCGCGTGCGTAA
- the fldB gene encoding flavodoxin FldB — translation MQIGLFFGSTTCYTEMAAEKIRDIIGADIVTLHNIKDEPLKNAEQYDFIIFGISTWDFGEIQEDWESKWDDIADVNLNGKTIALFGMGDQQGYGQWFQDALGMLHDEINTQTFTQLGFWPNDSSYEFEASKALTPDGKQFVGLALDEDSQYELSDDRIATWVEQVMTEYGETL, via the coding sequence ATGCAAATTGGTTTATTTTTTGGTTCTACTACGTGCTACACCGAAATGGCAGCAGAAAAGATTCGCGACATTATTGGTGCCGATATAGTTACCCTGCACAATATTAAAGACGAGCCACTAAAAAATGCAGAGCAGTATGACTTTATCATCTTTGGTATTTCAACATGGGATTTTGGTGAAATACAAGAAGACTGGGAGTCAAAGTGGGACGACATAGCCGACGTAAACCTAAATGGTAAAACCATTGCTTTATTTGGCATGGGCGATCAGCAAGGTTACGGGCAGTGGTTTCAAGATGCGCTAGGCATGCTACACGACGAAATAAATACGCAAACATTTACTCAACTTGGTTTTTGGCCAAACGACAGTAGTTACGAGTTTGAAGCTTCAAAAGCATTAACGCCTGATGGTAAACAGTTTGTAGGACTCGCGCTCGACGAAGACAGTCAATACGAGCTAAGCGACGACCGCATTGCAACATGGGTTGAACAGGTAATGACTGAATACGGCGAAACGCTTTAA